The nucleotide window TAAGGCGGCGCGATGCTGAGGAGATGCATATTTCCTACGTTAACGTTTTTCAGATACTTCTTTGCTGCATATAGGCACTTTTTTACCTGAGAAACGGGTGTTATGGTCAGGTCACGCATCATGTAATCCGGATGAAAAATTAGTAAACTGTAGGGTATGTTTTCGTCGTGTTCTGCTATGAACTTAGCAATATTTTCTACCTCTTTCTCATCAACGTAGCCTGAAACCAAGAGTGTAGTGGCCGTAAGAACAGGCAAATCTTTCCTTTCTCTATAAAACTCATTAAATAACATACTGAAATTTCTGTACGCCCTGTCGTTTTTAACACCGCTTAGCGCTAAGCTGAGTATAGGATCAAAGGTCTTTAGATCAAACTTTATGTTCCCACCGCTGACGAACGCTAACTCGCCACATCTCTTAACTAGATGTTCGTTACCACAACCATTCCACTCGAAGCATATTCTCATGATCCTTCTATCTTTTATCGATTCTAAAACTTTCCGCGATGCGTTTATGGCGAACGGTAGGTGCGGTTCTGGAGAGCCTCCAAAGAAACACCAGCACGTTATTCTATCGTTCTTAAGAGTGACGTTGAGTAGTTCTTCTGTAGTAACTTGCGGCGAAGAGCTTATTTCCTTATGACTCCAGTTCTGACAAAATAAACAATTGAAGTTGCACCCGTAGAAGAATATCGCCAGGTTATAGTATCCATACTCAGGCCCGTTCTTACATGCATATTTTGGATAGCCGGAACCTGTACCGGC belongs to Aigarchaeota archaeon and includes:
- a CDS encoding radical SAM protein, producing the protein MAKCLLCGNISNTTSASVGLCLNCIRTKPDEVIPIIIQRHANTRAPYNLPPEPPKGAGLRCAICANGCVLKDGDVGFCGLRYNIKGRLVSLSTTEKAPLHYYLDPHITNCCAAWFCPAGTGSGYPKYACKNGPEYGYYNLAIFFYGCNFNCLFCQNWSHKEISSSPQVTTEELLNVTLKNDRITCWCFFGGSPEPHLPFAINASRKVLESIKDRRIMRICFEWNGCGNEHLVKRCGELAFVSGGNIKFDLKTFDPILSLALSGVKNDRAYRNFSMLFNEFYRERKDLPVLTATTLLVSGYVDEKEVENIAKFIAEHDENIPYSLLIFHPDYMMRDLTITPVSQVKKCLYAAKKYLKNVNVGNMHLLSIAPP